A single genomic interval of Hoplias malabaricus isolate fHopMal1 chromosome 7, fHopMal1.hap1, whole genome shotgun sequence harbors:
- the LOC136701856 gene encoding tripartite motif-containing protein 16-like, with translation MAEASISVDQDQFMCPVCLDLLKDPVTVSCGHSFCKVCINGCWDQEDQTGIYSCPQCRETFTLRPVLRRNNMLAEVVEKLKKTELQAPSPAHCYAGPGDVECDFCTGRKHKAVKSCLMCLASYCETHIKSHYQSPVFKKHKLVKVSTKLQENICSLHDKLIEIYCRTDHSCICYLCTMEEHRGHDTVSVSTERTNKQGRLKDLQRESQQRIQEKEKKLQEVKEAVKALKSSAQTAVRDSERIFTELIRSFEKKRSELTELIRAQEKAELSRAEELLEKLEQEISDLKRRHTELEQLPHTDDHIHFLQSFQSLCVSPGPEDSPRIRVNQHLSFDTVRTSLSDLKERLEEFCKVEFSKIPPLAAAVQILPPEPTTREDFLQYFCRLTLDPNTAHQCLVLSENNRVVMNSETVQGYPDHPERFDGWCQVLSKGSVSGLFYWEVECSSAEGQVLFISVSYKGIRRKGVGDECVFGLNDQSWSLRCSHSLSFFHNNIETEISAPSSSRIGVYVDHGAGTLSFYSVSDTMTLLHTVHTTFTQPLYAGLLVDWRSTAKFCDPE, from the exons ATGGCAGAGGCCAGTATCTCAGTAGATCAGGACCAGTTCATGTGTCCAGTCTGTCTGGATCTGCTGAAGGATCCAGTGACTGTTTCCTGTGGACACAGTTTCTGTAAGGTGTGTATTAATGGCTGCTGGGATCAGGAGGATCAGACGGGGATCTACAGCTGCCCCCAGTGCAGAGAGACCTTCACTCTGAGGCCTGTTCTACGCAGAAACAACATGCTGGCTGAAGTGGTGGAGAAACTGAAGAAGACAGAGCTCCAAGCTCCTTCTCCTGCTCACTGTTACGCTGGACCTGGAGATGTGGAGTGTGATTTCTGCACTGGGAGGAAACACAAAGCCGTCAAGTCCTGTCTGATGTGTCTGGCGTCTTATTGCGAAACTCACATTAAATCTCACTATCAGTCTCCTGTTTTTAAGAAGCACAAACTGGTCAAAGTCTCCACAAAACTACAAGAGAACATCTGCTCTCTACATGATAAACTGATAGAGATCTACTGTcgcactgaccacagctgtATCTGTTATTTATGTACGATGGAGGAACACAGAGGCCACGATACAGTCTCAGTATCAACAGAAAGAACCAACAAACAG GGTCGACTGAAAGATTTGCAGAGGGAATCTCAGCAGAGAAtccaggagaaagagaagaagctACAGGAGGTGAAAGAGGCTGTGAAAGCTCTTAAG AGCTCTGCACAGACagcagtgagggacagtgagaggatcTTTACTGAACTGATCCGCTCCTTTGAGAAAAAGCGCTCTGAGCTGACAGAGCTGATCAGAGCTCAGGAGAAGGCTGAACTGAGTCGAGCTGAAGAACTCCTGGAGAAACTGGAGCAGGAGATCTCTGATCTAAAGAGGAGACACACTGAGCTGGAGCAACTtccacacacagacgatcacaTCCATTTCCTCCAG AGTTTccagtctctgtgtgtctctcctggACCTGAGGACTCGCCGAGAATCAGAGTTAATCAACATCTCTCATTCGACACAGTGAGGacgtctctctctgatctgaaAGAGCGACTGGAGGAATTCTGCAAAGTGGAGTTCAGTAAAATCCCTCCGCTCG CTGCAGCAGTTCAGATTTTACCCCCAGAGCCAACGACCAGAGAAGATTTCCTGCAGT ATTTCTGTCGTCTGACCCTGGACCCCAACACAGCACATCAGTGCCTCGTTCTGTCTGAGAATAACAGAGTAGTGATGAACAGTGAGACAGTTCAGGGTTACCCtgatcatccagagagattTGACGGCTGGTGTCAGGTGTTGAGTAAAGGGAGTGTGAGTGGACTCTTTTACTGGGAGGTTGAGTGCAGCAGTGCTGAGGGACAGGTTTTGTTCATATCAGTGTCATATAAAGGGATCAGGAGGAAAGGAGTGggtgatgagtgtgtgtttggactcaACGATCAGTCCTGGAGTCTGCGgtgttctcactctctctctttctttcacaacAACATTGAGACTGAGATCTCAGCCCCGTCCTCCTCCAGAATAGGAGTGTATGTGGATCACGGCGCAGgaactctgtccttctacagcgtCTCTGACACAATGACCCTCCTCCACACCGTCCACACCACCTTCACTCAGCCGCTCTACGCTGGGCTCCTGGTTGATTGGAGATCAACTGCAAAGTTCTGTGATCCAGAATGA